In Pseudobacter ginsenosidimutans, the following are encoded in one genomic region:
- a CDS encoding endo-1,4-beta-xylanase produces the protein MKLNFKNIIRGVAATALISSMLQCSSNRVSSPSSVKGLKDYYRDYFPIGVAVSPVALKTDEGQLVLREFNSLTAENAMKMGPIHPRKDQYFWAHADSIAAFARQHKLKLRGHTLCWHNQTPGWLFTDANGQPVSKEELLQRLKDHITTVVNRYKDVIYAWDVVNEVISDKKNEYLRDSRWLQICGEDFIEAAFRYAHEADPKALLFYNDYNEIDPVKRAKIIRLVQSLQQKGVPIHGIGLQAHWAVNEPSFTQLDSTLNEFSATGLQLQITELDISVYRKEHDARRRQSSDADTSFSAEKEALQIQRYKEVFQLFRKYRRQITGITFWNISDRYSWLDNFPVRDRKDHPLLFDTRLQRKSAYEAVVNF, from the coding sequence ATGAAACTCAATTTCAAAAATATCATCCGGGGTGTTGCTGCTACAGCACTGATCAGTTCGATGCTGCAATGCAGCAGCAACCGGGTCTCTTCTCCATCTTCCGTCAAAGGCCTCAAAGATTATTATCGTGATTACTTCCCCATCGGTGTTGCCGTTTCACCCGTCGCTCTGAAAACAGATGAAGGCCAGCTGGTACTGCGTGAATTCAACAGCCTCACCGCAGAGAATGCCATGAAGATGGGGCCAATCCATCCACGCAAGGACCAGTATTTCTGGGCGCATGCAGACAGTATCGCAGCATTTGCGCGTCAGCACAAACTCAAACTGAGGGGGCATACACTTTGCTGGCATAACCAAACACCGGGCTGGCTGTTCACTGACGCAAACGGACAACCCGTATCCAAAGAAGAATTGCTGCAACGATTGAAAGACCATATTACAACTGTGGTTAATCGTTATAAAGACGTTATCTATGCATGGGATGTAGTGAACGAAGTGATCAGCGACAAAAAGAATGAATATCTCCGGGATTCCCGCTGGTTGCAGATTTGCGGCGAGGATTTTATCGAAGCCGCTTTCCGGTATGCGCATGAAGCAGACCCCAAAGCATTGCTTTTCTACAACGATTACAACGAGATCGATCCGGTAAAAAGAGCAAAGATCATCCGCCTGGTACAAAGCCTCCAACAAAAAGGCGTGCCCATCCATGGTATCGGATTGCAGGCGCACTGGGCAGTGAATGAGCCATCATTTACTCAACTCGACAGCACATTGAATGAATTCTCAGCCACCGGGCTTCAACTGCAGATCACGGAACTGGATATCTCTGTCTACCGGAAAGAACATGATGCCAGGCGAAGACAATCATCCGACGCTGATACCAGCTTCTCAGCAGAGAAGGAAGCCCTGCAAATACAACGCTATAAAGAAGTGTTCCAACTATTCAGGAAATACCGCCGCCAGATCACCGGCATCACATTCTGGAATATCTCCGACCGCTATAGCTGGCTTGATAACTTCCCTGTAAGAGACCGCAAAGACCATCCACTTCTATTTGATACCCGCTTACAACGGAAAAGCGCATACGAAGCAGTGGTCAACTTTTAA